Proteins encoded within one genomic window of Panicum virgatum strain AP13 chromosome 1N, P.virgatum_v5, whole genome shotgun sequence:
- the LOC120653830 gene encoding universal stress protein PHOS34-like: MATGNLASVVVSVDGSEESMNALRWALDNLRLRPRPDGEFVVLHVQPPPNIAAGLNPAPIPFGGPIGLEVPAFTQAIEAHQRRITQAILEHALKICSEKHVEVKTEVIVGDPKEKICEVTANRNADLLVMGCRAIGPLKRMFLGSVSNYCINHVGCPVVVIKGT, from the exons ATGGCGACCGGCAACCTGGCCAGCGTGGTGGTGTCGGTGGACGGCAGCGAGGAGAGCATGAACGCGCTGCGGTGGGCGCTCGAcaacctccgcctccgcccccgccccgacGGCGAGTTCGTCGTGCTCCACGTCCAGCCGCCGCCCAACATCGCCGCCGGGCTCAACCCGGCGCCCATCCCCTTCGGTGGACCCA TTGGGTTGGAGGTGCCGGCGTTCACGCAGGCCATCGAGGCGCACCAACGGCGGATCACACAGGCCATCTTGGAGCACGCCCTCAAGATTTGCTCCGAGAAACAT GTGGAGGTGAAGACGGAGGTGATCGTGGGTGATCCCAAGGAGAAGATCTGCGAGGTGACGGCCAACCGCAATGCCGATCTGCTCGTCATGGGGTGCCGTGCCATTGGGCCGCTCAAGAG GATGTTCTTGGGCAGTGTGAGCAATTACTGCATCAACCATGTGGGTTGCCCTGTTGTTGTGATCAAGGGGACTTGA